The Nitrospirota bacterium DNA segment ACGGGTATAAGATCGCCCTTATTGCCAAGACCCTCGACTTGAACAGAACGTATTGTTACAGCTTGCTCCTTGACAAGCCCCAAAAAGAGCGGCCCGACAAAGACGCCGAGGTAAAGCAGGCGATCATTAGGATCTGCATCCAGTTCCCGACTTACGGCTACCGCCGGGTTACCGCCGTCTTACGGAACCGGTTACGGCGCTCCATCAACCGGAAGAAAGTGCAGCGGATCATGCAGGAAGAAGGCCTCACCGTACCGGTCAAAGAACGTGTTGCGAAGCGCACCAAAGAATCAGGCCGCATCCCGGTAACCCGTTCGAACGAGCACTTGCAGGTTGATATGACCAAGGTCTGGTGCGGCGCCGACGGCTGGGGGTATTTATTTGCGGTCATTGACGCCTTTGACCGGGAGATCATCGGCTGGGCCTTTTCCCAGCGCTGCACCACCGATATCTTGCTGGAGGCCGTAGATATGGCACTCAACTACCGGTTCCCCCACGGCACCCGGGATCAGAACCTGACCATCAGGTCGGATAACGGCTGTCAGATGACCAGCAAACGTTTTGTCAAGGTGCTGCGCGACTGCGGCATAACCCACGAACGGACAGGTTACAACAACCCAGACGCTAATGCCTTTATTGAGAGGTGGTTCCGCACGCTGAAAGAAGAAGCCGTTTGGCTCACCGAATACCGGGACTTTGACGAAGCCAGGCAGGACATCGAGCGGTATATCCAGTTCTACAACACTGAACGGTTGCATTCGGCCCTTGGTTACTGCTCACCGGCTGAATACCGGGCCTACCTGGCTCAACAGACCGCCGCTTGAGAAAGGGGGTGCTGAGCCCATAATTCATCCTGAACACCTCTTGGGTGCAACTCCTATCGCAGCCCGGCGGCG contains these protein-coding regions:
- a CDS encoding IS3 family transposase gives rise to the protein MLVQTLHKDGYKIALIAKTLDLNRTYCYSLLLDKPQKERPDKDAEVKQAIIRICIQFPTYGYRRVTAVLRNRLRRSINRKKVQRIMQEEGLTVPVKERVAKRTKESGRIPVTRSNEHLQVDMTKVWCGADGWGYLFAVIDAFDREIIGWAFSQRCTTDILLEAVDMALNYRFPHGTRDQNLTIRSDNGCQMTSKRFVKVLRDCGITHERTGYNNPDANAFIERWFRTLKEEAVWLTEYRDFDEARQDIERYIQFYNTERLHSALGYCSPAEYRAYLAQQTAA